The following is a genomic window from Myxococcales bacterium.
AGCTCTTTTAATTACCGGTCAAATCCTCAATGGATTGATAGCTGCTCATAAACACGGAATCATTCATAGAGATTTAAAGCCAGAAAATGTATTGCTAGCCTATCCTGATAGCGATTTTAGTCGGCTTCCTTCACGTGTCGTGCTGGTGGATTTTGGTTTGGTAGGAATTGGGGGACTTGCTTTTGATCCTCACCCCAATCTTACGCGAAGCAAAGTTACTATGGGTACTGTAAATTACATGGCACCAGAACAGCATGTAGATGCAAAAAGAGTGGATCATCGCTCAGATTTATATTCCTGCGGCGTAATATTATTTGAAATGCTCACTGGAGATTTACCTCTTGGTCGTTATTTGATGCCTAGTGAACGAGGGGATGATAAAGGAGGCCCTCCAAAAGAACTCGATAGTTTGCTTGGCAGTGCTCTTGCTCGTAATCTCAATGAACGCTTTGTTGATGGAAAGGCATTCTTATCTGAGTTAAATAAAATTATTGTTCAAGAAGAAACCTCTTTAACCAACGATTCAGAAGAAAAAAAAAATAAAAAATATTTTAAATTTTTTAATAAGAAAAATAGCTATGCTGCTCTCGTAATCTTAGCTTCCTTGTTCTTTGCTTTTGGCATTAAACTTTCGCTTAATAAAACTCTGCCGCAAAAAAATGAACAGGCGGCTGCTATTAATGATTAAGGCACTAGCTGGCTTTCAAAGGTTCCGTTGTTGGCCTTGCTGCCAAAGATTATTGGCAAGTAAAAATATCTTTGGCAGAAGCACTGATCTTTTCCTAACGCCAAAACGTGCTAAGAGGCTGTAAAAAAAATCAAATCTCAGGTGGTAAGCCAATTTTCCAATCGTCTGATACATAATCTTGCATTAGCGATGTAGTTCATTGATTCCTGATGCTTTGTATTCTTCTCATAGTTACGCACCAGACGCCTATTTCGATTCAGCCAAGCAAAAGTTCGTTCTACGGCCCAACGAAATATTTGTGGTACAAACCCCTTTTGCCCTTTTAAACGTTCCGCAGTTTCTGTGCTTACGCCTACTCTCAAGCCTGAAGACAAATTCTTATATGCGTTATCTCCAAGAATCTTCGCTAATCTGGGAAACTTCTCGCGCTTATTGAGCTCAGTAACCAATTCCTCGCCGGCAACCCTATCAGATACATTTGCTGCGGTACAAATGCATAGGAGCATCAATCCCATCGTATCAACAACGATGTGGCGCTTTCTTCCATTAATCTTCTTTCCCCCATCCAAACCACGCTCATCTACTCCTGGTTCCGCTGTCTGTGATTGGGAGTCGATGGAAACAAGTGAGGGGCTTGCATCTCTGCCAGCACAGGTTCTGACTATTGCCACGAGAATGCAGTTTAAGACCGCCCACAAACCAGAAACAGACCAGGTGCGAAAATAGTGATAGACAATACCGTGAGGAGGAAAGTCATTGGGTAAACAACGCCACACACAGCCGTTCTTTAAAACATAGAATATGGCATCAACTATGCTCCGAAAGCTATAGACACGACGTCTGCCTCGTTTGGCGTTAGCAGGAAAAAGTGGCTCAATCACTTCCCAGGCACAATCTGACAAACAGGTCTCATACAAGCACGACATGATATTTCCTTTCAAAAAGGTTTTCACGTCATACTTTCGTCACAGCGACATTTATTGAACCAGAATTGCCAAATTGATTTTTTTTACAGCCTCTTAGAGTTGAACTGGGTGCTTCTTTTATCGATAGCGACCATCAGTTAATTCAATCTCTTGCTCATGAACTTGGACTTAATTTGGTAAAACTCAAAAACCCTCAAGGCGGCAGAGAAAATCGTATTTACTGGTTCGATAAACTCGTAACGCCCGATAACTTATTTGAATCTTTTTTGCCAACTCTGAAACAAATTCAATCAGATATAGATCAGATCGCAAAAGAGAGAGAATTTTTAAAACCTGAGCAGTTATCGTTAAAAGAAAATAAGCTCGATCAACTCACTATTGAGCAATATCTAAAAAACCTGAACGCTCCCCCACTCTTTATGCGACTTGCCGACGCGACTCAATTTACCGAGTATGGCGCACGCATCAATAAGCTTAACGCTCTTTTACTGCATGAACTCATTAGTATTGACCTAGAAAATAAATATTTTGTCATGGATGGCAATTTGGGTGATGAAGGACAAAAAATTGAAGGTGGAAATTCATTACTTACAGATAAGCTTGCGAAAGAACTTACCTATCCAATCAATTTTAGTCATAAACTTTTAGAGATTTCTTTTAAACAAGAGAACAATACCTATAAATTGCTCTTTGAGAACGACACTCACCACAAACTCATCGAAGCCGACTATGTGATTGTGGCACTACCAAATCCAGTACTAAAAAACGATATTAAAATGGACCATAAAACTTTGCTCACACCAAAAATCTCTCGCGTTATTAACGAACTTGGCTACGGCAATGTAACAAAATTCATTATGAAATTTTCCCAGGCACCGTGGCGAAAAAATACGTCAGATTTAGCAGAAATAATGAGTGACAACTACGATATTTGGGACAGCAGCTTTCATGAAAAAGGCAATAAGCTTTTTCACTTGACCATTTACATGGGTGAGCCGCAATCACTAAAAAACATGGAAGACTCAGCCGACCTATTCGCCAAAAAAGTTCTCGAGCATCTCGAGAGGCTCTATCCAGACATACATAAATTTTATCTTGGTTATGAACCATCAATTCATTGGCCGAGCAACCCACTTTTCCAAGGTGCATTTTCGGGAGTGCTGTTACCTGGGCAGTGGCATATGCGAAGATTTATGCAATCACCAGGCGTGCACAATCTTGCTCTTGCTGGAGAGCAATGGAGCTTTGAGCATGCAGGCTTCATGGAAGGTGCACTCGAATCAGGCCAGTGGGCTGCTGACTACATCGGTAAAAAAGTATTGGCATACCAAAACAACTAAAGTTGACTATTTGAAATAGTTTTTTGACGGCCTTCGTAATTATTTTTGACCACTATCAATTGTTACCCGTTTTGACCACCATCACGTGTCATCCCCGCCTACGCGGGGATGACAAGGGAATGGCGGGAATGACAAGGGATAATGCTCAAAATGACACGTGATGGTGGTCTAATCCGAGATGGCAAGTAATAATGATCAAAACGATAGGCAGTCGAGAACATCTCGGCTTGGTCAAACAAATCAAGGAAACTCTCAAAAAACTACGAAGAACTGCTTGCTTCTACTATTTTTATTCATTTAGCAATTGCAAATATTTTGCTAACACGGCTTAAAAACGCCAATTTTTGATTCTCAAAACAATCTCTTAGCTCTTTAGTGTTGAGCTTTTTGCAAAATCAAAACCCGCGTGCCGCCGTAAATACGATCGCGCTCAATCTTCCACTTTTCGGTGATATTGAGTTTTTCTTTCTTAAAGCAACGAAACACAACAATGCCATCATCGTTGACCACTTCATCTAACTTATCAAAAAATTCTGTTCCTAAGACCACACTATAAGGAGGATCTACAAACACCACATCTGCTTTTTCTTGTGCTTTTTCAACAACATGTAATGCATCACCCAAAACCAGTGTGCATGATTTAGCAAGCTCTAAAAGCTCGATATTTTTCTTAATGACCGCAGCAATCGCTGAATTTTTTTCAATAAAAGTTACTTTTGAGGCTCCTCTTGAAAGAGATTCGAAGCCATGTGCTCCGCTGCCGGCAAAAAGATCAAGCACGGTACTACCTGGCAAATGGGGCTTTATCATAGAAAAAACTGCCTCACGCACTCGATCAGGAGTTGGTCGCACTACATTTTCATCAATCAATTCAGGTATTAAAAAACGTCTGCGCACCAAATAGCCGCCTGTAATACGCATGCTTTTATTTTTAGGCATAGAACCGTCCTTGTTTTAAAAAAAATAATTTCATATACACGTTCGTGTTATTTTTCGCTTAGGGCTTTATGTATGCGCATAGTTTCTTGGAATGTAAATGGTATTAGGGCCGCAGTACAAAAAGGCCTGCATGAAAAAATCCCAGCGCTTCACGCTGACATCATCGGACTTCAAGAGATTCGCGCGCAAGAAGCTCAGATCATGCCTTTAATAGATTTTTTTCAAGGCTACCATCTTTATTTCAGCACCGGCATGAAACCCGGCTACAGCGGTGTGGCATTGTTTTCAAAAAATAAGCCCAATGACGTAATCAGCGAACTTGGTGAAAAATTTGATGCCGAAGGTCGCTTCCAAGCAGCTTTTTTTGATGATTTTTGCCTGGTCAACGCATATTTTCCCAATGGATCTGGCAAAGACGGTGACAACAGCCGCGTGCCCTACAAATTAGAATTCTACGATGCAGTAAAAGATTTTCTTTCACGCTACAGCATGCCCAAAATTATCATCGGTGATTTCAACACTGCTCATCAAGAAATTGACTTGGCGCGTCCTAAGGCCAATCAAAACAAAAGCGGTTTTCTTTTAGAAGAACGCGAGCATTTCACTCACTTTATGGGCGATGAATTTATCGATACTTTTCGCATGCGCAATCATGATGCAGGACACTATACGTGGTGGAGTAACCGCGCAAATGCACGGGAAAATAACGTAGGTTGGCGCATTGATTATGTGCTTGCATGCCCACAGATCAATAACAAAGTAAAAGATGCCTTCATTTGGCCTGATATTTCGGGATCAGATCATTGCCCTGTCGGTATTGATTTAGATTTAACTTAAGTTTTTTTATGACATTAACACAACTTATTTCAAAGCTTGCCCCTGCTTCTACCATTCACGCCAAAGCCAAGCTCTCTTTGGAACTCATTGCCAGTCAGTTGGCCCATAAAAAGCCACTCATCATCATCAGCAATGATTCAGAAAAATTTTCTGCACGTTTGAAAAATCTGAATTTTTTTTGCAAACATACAGTCATGACCTTGCCCGCTGATGACAGAAACATCATGCATGCCACCAGCAGTGATCCTCTTGTAGCGATGGAAAAATGTGCTGCCCATTTTAAAATTTCCACAGGCGAGATTCCGCCCATTTTATTGGTGCAAGCTCAAGCTTTACTAGAAAAATTTCCTTCACCCAAAGAGCAACAAAAACATGCCATATGGCTCATAACCAATGACACCATTGCTCGAGATAATTTGATACAATCCCTGTTCATGCTTGGCTACAGCAAGGTTTCAACAGTAATCGACAAAGGCACCTTTGCTGTCAGAGGAAGTATCATTGATATTTTTGCCAACGGTGAAAAAAAACCTATCAGAGTCGATCTTTTTGGCGATACCATCGAAAGTATCAAAAGTTTTGACGAAAACACCCAGCGCAGCATTGAAAATATTGCATCGATCATGATTGGCGGTGTCAGAGAAATATTTTTAGATGATGAGACAAAATCCCGTGCTGAAGAAAAATTAACAGCTCTCGCCGACCAAATAAATTATCCCACCAAAAAGCTCAATGAAAAACTAAAAGATATCGAAAACGGTCTTAGTTTTTACGGCATAGAAAAGCTCCGACCAGCTTTTTTCCATGAGATGAGCTCTTTGCTCGAGATCATTCTTTCATCGAGCGAAGAAAAAAATCGTCCTCTTGTGTTATTCGATGATCAAGAAGCCATTTTTGATACCCTCAAGAGTTTCGAACAAAATATCGATGAAGCACACCAAACGGCATTGCTCCGTGGGGATTTATTATTCTCACCCAAAGATTATTTTATTTCCCCAGATGAACTATCAGCACTATTAAAAAATTTTTCGTCTATCGATTGCAATCGCGGATCTCTACAAACAAATGCTAGTAATGTCTTTAATTTTAATTCTCGCGATACCGATTTTATCCGCCAAGAAATTATGCAAAGCTCTATGAGCATCTCAAAAGATGAGGAACCGCATCTTTTAAAACCGCTTGCAGCAAGTATCAAAAAACTTCACAGCGATAATAAGCTTATTATTATTAACCTTTCATCCAAAGAGCACGAACGAGAAACAAAAAATCTTCTAAAACCTTTCGGCATCAATATCGAAAGTTATAACAATACTCTCGACTGGCAAGAAGATTTTAATAAAAAATATAAAGCGCACGTCCATGCCTTTAGCTATATCAGCAAAAAGACGCTCGCCTTTGGTGGAATATTTGACGAGCTCAAACTTGCCTTGATCGCCCAAGACGACATTTTTGGCAAACGTACCAAACGTCAAGGTGGACATGGAAAAAAGAAAGGGTTTTCAACCAGCCTTAGTGATTTAGAAAACGGAGATTTTGTTGTTCATGTCGATCACGGAGTTGGTCAGTTTAAAGGGCTGGTACGACTAAATCTCAGAGGAGTTGATAATGATTATATTCTCATTACCTATGCTAAAGATGAAAAACTCTACCTACCTACTCATCGGATCAATCTGATCAAAGCTCACGGCCAAGTCGATGGCAACGTAAAAGTTGACAAGCTTGGTGGTAACGCATGGCAGAGCAAAAAAACTAAAGTCAAAGAAGCTGTCATGGCGATGGCGCAAGATTTACTCAAGCTTTACGCCAAACGAGAGATCACTGAACGTCCTCCATTTTTGGCTCCCGACGCGCATTTTTATGAATTTGAAGCAGCCTTTGAATTTGAAACCACACCCGATCAACAAAAAGCTATCGACGATGTTATTTCCGACATGCAACGCAAACAGCCTATGGATCGCTTGGTGTGCGGTGATGTTGGCTACGGCAAAACCGAAGTTGCTATGCGCGCGGCAATGCTTGCAGTTTTGAGCAAGCGCCAGGTTGCGATCCTGGCACCAACAACCGTGTTAGCTCAACAACATGGCATTACTTTCAATAAGCGTTTTAAAAATACCGGCGTCAATATTGCGGTGCTCAGTCGCTTTCAAAGTACTCAAGAAATCAAAGCCACCTTGCGTGCATTAAAAGAAAACAAAGTAGATATTGTTATTGGTACTCACCGTTTACTTTCGCCAGATGTAGAATTTGCCAACTTAGGGCTCATGGTTGTCGATGAAGAACAACGCTTTGGTATCAAAGCTAAAGAACATCTCAAAAAAATGCGTACTTTGGTTGATGTTTTAACAATGTCAGCAACACCTATTCCCCGCACTATGCAGATGAGTTATTTTGGTTTGCGTGACCTCAGTGTCATTGAAACCCCACCAATAGATCGAAGAGCCATTCAAACTTCCATTGTGCAGTTTGATGATGCAGTTATCAGAGAAGCCATCATGCGAGAAATTTCTCGGGGCGGTCAGGTTTATTTTGTGCACAATCGAGTTCAGTCGATCAATGCAACGGCTCACTATCTACAAAATCTCATTCCTGAAGCAAAAATTTCTGTTGCCCATGGACAGATGGGTGAATCAGAGCTCGAGAAAAAAATGCTCAGTTTCATGAATCATGAAATCAATGTTTTAGTGTGCACAACCATCATCGAAACTGGAATTGATGTTGCCACAGCCAATACCATGTTTATCGACGATGCCGACGATTTTGGACTCTCGCAGCTTTATCAATTAAGAGGACGAATCGGAAGAAGCAAAGAAAGAGCGTTTGCATTTTTATTGGTTCGCACAGCGCGAGAAAATTTAACAGCTATAGCAAAAACTCGTCTTGAAATTTTGCACAAATTTTCAGAATTGGGTGCTGGTTTTAGAATTGCGCAACACGACCTAGAATTGCGCGGTGCAGGCGATCTGTTGGGTAAAAATCAACACGGACACATGGCCGCTGTGGGTTATGATCTCTATGCAGAACTATTGAAAGAAGCGGTAAAAGAACTCAAAGGTCAACATCTCGAAGATGCCATCGACCCTGAAGTAACTTTACCAGTAAGTGCTCTTATTTCCGATAAATACTGCCCGGATCTCCATGAACGAATGAGTTTTTATCAACGACTTGCCAGCGCTGATAGTCCTCAAAAAATCGACGGAGTTATTTTGGACTTGGAGGATCTCTATGGCGACGTACCTCCAGAAGTTCATGCATTACGAGTTAGCGCTCTCATCAAACTTGATCTTAAAAAAATTCATGCACTGAAACTTGAAATTAGTAGAGCTACTGATGGAAAGCATTTATCTATATCCATCAGTCTATCGAAGCAAAGCAATGTTGATCCAAACAAACT
Proteins encoded in this region:
- a CDS encoding serine/threonine protein kinase → MLLTCNSCHKQYVASHTMSDRNFVCSNCKVRQKNPQPTKLGIHPALEKKFGEQSQTKMYSSSTLGKSSHHGVFAGRNSIEKIKEMNSMPSIPGFDISYQVGRGAMGSVYRARQIKTGRLVAIKVLSYELSQRTDLIARFEREAYALKSLSNPNVVTVIDAGHIGDVHYFAMEFIDGITLRTRINRGPIPWREALLITGQILNGLIAAHKHGIIHRDLKPENVLLAYPDSDFSRLPSRVVLVDFGLVGIGGLAFDPHPNLTRSKVTMGTVNYMAPEQHVDAKRVDHRSDLYSCGVILFEMLTGDLPLGRYLMPSERGDDKGGPPKELDSLLGSALARNLNERFVDGKAFLSELNKIIVQEETSLTNDSEEKKNKKYFKFFNKKNSYAALVILASLFFAFGIKLSLNKTLPQKNEQAAAIND
- a CDS encoding IS5 family transposase; the protein is MKTFLKGNIMSCLYETCLSDCAWEVIEPLFPANAKRGRRRVYSFRSIVDAIFYVLKNGCVWRCLPNDFPPHGIVYHYFRTWSVSGLWAVLNCILVAIVRTCAGRDASPSLVSIDSQSQTAEPGVDERGLDGGKKINGRKRHIVVDTMGLMLLCICTAANVSDRVAGEELVTELNKREKFPRLAKILGDNAYKNLSSGLRVGVSTETAERLKGQKGFVPQIFRWAVERTFAWLNRNRRLVRNYEKNTKHQESMNYIANARLCIRRLENWLTT
- a CDS encoding FAD-dependent oxidoreductase gives rise to the protein MGASFIDSDHQLIQSLAHELGLNLVKLKNPQGGRENRIYWFDKLVTPDNLFESFLPTLKQIQSDIDQIAKEREFLKPEQLSLKENKLDQLTIEQYLKNLNAPPLFMRLADATQFTEYGARINKLNALLLHELISIDLENKYFVMDGNLGDEGQKIEGGNSLLTDKLAKELTYPINFSHKLLEISFKQENNTYKLLFENDTHHKLIEADYVIVALPNPVLKNDIKMDHKTLLTPKISRVINELGYGNVTKFIMKFSQAPWRKNTSDLAEIMSDNYDIWDSSFHEKGNKLFHLTIYMGEPQSLKNMEDSADLFAKKVLEHLERLYPDIHKFYLGYEPSIHWPSNPLFQGAFSGVLLPGQWHMRRFMQSPGVHNLALAGEQWSFEHAGFMEGALESGQWAADYIGKKVLAYQNN
- the rsmD gene encoding 16S rRNA (guanine(966)-N(2))-methyltransferase RsmD; translation: MPKNKSMRITGGYLVRRRFLIPELIDENVVRPTPDRVREAVFSMIKPHLPGSTVLDLFAGSGAHGFESLSRGASKVTFIEKNSAIAAVIKKNIELLELAKSCTLVLGDALHVVEKAQEKADVVFVDPPYSVVLGTEFFDKLDEVVNDDGIVVFRCFKKEKLNITEKWKIERDRIYGGTRVLILQKAQH
- the xth gene encoding exodeoxyribonuclease III, with the protein product MRIVSWNVNGIRAAVQKGLHEKIPALHADIIGLQEIRAQEAQIMPLIDFFQGYHLYFSTGMKPGYSGVALFSKNKPNDVISELGEKFDAEGRFQAAFFDDFCLVNAYFPNGSGKDGDNSRVPYKLEFYDAVKDFLSRYSMPKIIIGDFNTAHQEIDLARPKANQNKSGFLLEEREHFTHFMGDEFIDTFRMRNHDAGHYTWWSNRANARENNVGWRIDYVLACPQINNKVKDAFIWPDISGSDHCPVGIDLDLT
- the mfd gene encoding transcription-repair coupling factor — its product is MTLTQLISKLAPASTIHAKAKLSLELIASQLAHKKPLIIISNDSEKFSARLKNLNFFCKHTVMTLPADDRNIMHATSSDPLVAMEKCAAHFKISTGEIPPILLVQAQALLEKFPSPKEQQKHAIWLITNDTIARDNLIQSLFMLGYSKVSTVIDKGTFAVRGSIIDIFANGEKKPIRVDLFGDTIESIKSFDENTQRSIENIASIMIGGVREIFLDDETKSRAEEKLTALADQINYPTKKLNEKLKDIENGLSFYGIEKLRPAFFHEMSSLLEIILSSSEEKNRPLVLFDDQEAIFDTLKSFEQNIDEAHQTALLRGDLLFSPKDYFISPDELSALLKNFSSIDCNRGSLQTNASNVFNFNSRDTDFIRQEIMQSSMSISKDEEPHLLKPLAASIKKLHSDNKLIIINLSSKEHERETKNLLKPFGINIESYNNTLDWQEDFNKKYKAHVHAFSYISKKTLAFGGIFDELKLALIAQDDIFGKRTKRQGGHGKKKGFSTSLSDLENGDFVVHVDHGVGQFKGLVRLNLRGVDNDYILITYAKDEKLYLPTHRINLIKAHGQVDGNVKVDKLGGNAWQSKKTKVKEAVMAMAQDLLKLYAKREITERPPFLAPDAHFYEFEAAFEFETTPDQQKAIDDVISDMQRKQPMDRLVCGDVGYGKTEVAMRAAMLAVLSKRQVAILAPTTVLAQQHGITFNKRFKNTGVNIAVLSRFQSTQEIKATLRALKENKVDIVIGTHRLLSPDVEFANLGLMVVDEEQRFGIKAKEHLKKMRTLVDVLTMSATPIPRTMQMSYFGLRDLSVIETPPIDRRAIQTSIVQFDDAVIREAIMREISRGGQVYFVHNRVQSINATAHYLQNLIPEAKISVAHGQMGESELEKKMLSFMNHEINVLVCTTIIETGIDVATANTMFIDDADDFGLSQLYQLRGRIGRSKERAFAFLLVRTARENLTAIAKTRLEILHKFSELGAGFRIAQHDLELRGAGDLLGKNQHGHMAAVGYDLYAELLKEAVKELKGQHLEDAIDPEVTLPVSALISDKYCPDLHERMSFYQRLASADSPQKIDGVILDLEDLYGDVPPEVHALRVSALIKLDLKKIHALKLEISRATDGKHLSISISLSKQSNVDPNKLLTVMKEKGALRVTPQQKVVQLIGIGSPDINEAMLEASRLAVDNVKVNLLL